One candidate division WOR-1 bacterium RIFOXYB2_FULL_36_35 DNA segment encodes these proteins:
- a CDS encoding guanylate kinase: MPKKKGTRRGFLVVISGPSGVGKSTVVRRLFEIFPELKMSISATTRPPRPMEKNKTDYHFLSEEEFFKQAKNGSFLEWAQVHKYYYGTPIQYVKEEVEKNNIVVAEVDVQGAASIKEHITQGKLKCAGVFIFLIPPSVDILAFRLKRRKTEKAEVVNYRLRAAIAELQVMEKYDYIVVNDKIDSAAQKIKAIINVEKERVLLN, translated from the coding sequence ATGCCCAAAAAAAAAGGAACACGTCGTGGTTTTCTGGTTGTAATCTCAGGCCCTTCGGGGGTGGGAAAGTCAACGGTTGTCAGGCGGTTATTTGAGATATTTCCTGAATTAAAAATGTCGATATCCGCAACAACAAGACCTCCAAGACCCATGGAAAAGAACAAGACTGATTATCATTTCTTGAGCGAAGAGGAGTTCTTCAAACAAGCAAAGAATGGCAGTTTTTTAGAATGGGCTCAAGTTCACAAATATTACTACGGAACTCCCATACAATATGTTAAAGAAGAGGTCGAGAAAAACAATATAGTTGTAGCCGAGGTAGACGTACAGGGGGCGGCAAGCATAAAAGAACATATAACACAAGGCAAGCTAAAATGCGCAGGGGTGTTTATCTTTTTGATCCCTCCGTCTGTAGATATTTTGGCCTTTAGACTTAAAAGGCGTAAAACAGAAAAAGCAGAAGTGGTAAATTATCGTTTAAGAGCGGCAATAGCAGAATTACAGGTGATGGAAAAATACGATTACATAGTTGTCAACGACAAAATAGATTCGGCAGCCCAAAAAATTAAAGCTATAATAAATGTTGAAAAAGAGAGAGTTTTATTAAATTAG